One window of the Betta splendens chromosome 21, fBetSpl5.4, whole genome shotgun sequence genome contains the following:
- the LOC114847362 gene encoding RCC1 and BTB domain-containing protein 1-like isoform X1 yields the protein MVDVTKWPLFSLMGPQELSAIRKACVFGTSANEAIYITSDDEVYVFGLNCSNCLGTGDSQSTIVPKKLDFLSGRKVVSLSYGSGPHILLATEDGELFAWGHNGYSQLGNGTTNQGVAPVLVSANLLNKKVIEVACGSYHSMALTDSGEVYAWGYNNCGQVGSGSTANQPTPRRVSSCLQSKVAVSIVCGQTSSLAVVDNGEVYGWGYNGNGQLGVGNNGNQLTPCRLMALQGVCVQQIVSGYAHSLALTDEGLLYAWGANTYGQLGTGNKNNQLSPVQIMTEKERIVEVAACHSTHTSVAKTQSGQVYMWGQCRGQSIVLPHLTHFTCTDDVFACFATPSVMWRLLSMEYDDFLTVAQSLKKEFDNPETADLKFCVDGKYIYVHKALLKIRCEHFRSMFQSHWNEDVKEVIEIDQFSYPVYRSFLEFLYTDNVELPPEDAIGLLDLATSYCENRLKRLCQHIIKRGITVENAFSLLSAAVRYDAEDLEEFCFKFCINHLTQVTQTTAFWQIDGNLLKDFICRASRCGAFKN from the exons ATGGTGGATGTAACCAAATGGCCTTTGTTCAGCCTGATGGGGCCCCAGGAGCTCTCTGCAATACGTAAGGCATGCGTGTTTGGAACATCAGCTAATGAGGCCATCTACATCACCAGTGATGATGAG GTTTACGTGTTTGGGCTGAACTGCAGTAACTGCCTGGGAACAGGAGACAGTCAGAGCACCATTGTACCTAAGAAACTGGACTTCCTGAGTGGGAGGAAAGTGGTTAGCCTCAGTTATGGCAGTGGACCCCACATCCTTCTGGCCACAGAGg ACGGAGAGCTATTTGCCTGGGGCCATAACGGCTACAGCCAACTGGGAAATGGGACAACCAACCAAGGAGTAGCTCCAGTGCTCGTGTCTGCCAACCTGCTCAATAAGAAGGTCATAGAGGTAGCCTGTGGCTCATACCACTCTATGGCGCTGACTGACTCAGGAGAA GTGTATGCATGGGGCTATAACAACTGTGGTCAAGTGGGCTCCGGCTCCACAGCAAACCAGCCCACACCACGTCGCGTGTCCAGCTGCCTGCAGAGCAAGGTGGCTGTGAGCATTGTTTGTGGTCAGACGTCATCTCTGGCAGTGGTGGACAATGGAGAG gtgtACGGTTGGGGCTATAATGGGAATGGACAACTTGGAGTTGGAAATAATGGGAACCAGCTCACTCCCTGTCGACTGATGGCtctgcagggtgtgtgtgttcaacag ATTGTGTCAGGCTATGCCCACTCACTGGCACTGACGGATGAGGGTTTGCTCTATGCCTGGGGCGCCAACACATATGGACAACTCGGCACCGGCAACAAGAACAACCAgctgagcccagtccagatcatGACTGAGAAAGAGAG GATTGTAGAGGTTGCTGCCTGTCACTCCACGCACACGTCAGTGGCTAAGACCCAGAGCGGTCAGGTGTACATGTGGGGCCAGTGCCGGGGCCAGTCCATTGTGTTGCCTCACCTAACGCATTTTACCTGCACCGATGATGTATTTGCATGCTTTGCCACACCGTCAGTTATGTGGAGGCTTCTTTCCATGG AGTATGATGACTTCTTGACTGTGGCTCAGTCTCTAAAGAAGGAGTTTGACAACCCAGAGACAGCTGACCTCAAGTTCTGCGTTGATGGCAAATATATTTATGTGCACAAAGCACTTCTCAAAATCAG GTGTGAACACTTCAGGTCCATGTTTCAGTCCCACTGGAATGAAGACGTGAAGGAAGTGATAGAAATAGACCAGTTCTCATACCCAGTCTATCGCTCCTTCCTGGAGTTCCTCTACACGGACAACGTGGAGTTGCCTCCTGAAGATGCCATTG GGCTGCTGGATCTGGCCACATCATACTGCGAGAACCGCCTGAAGCGACTATGTCAGCACATTATCAAGAGGGGAATCACGGTTGAAAATGCCTTCTCCCTGTTGTCGGCTGCTGTGCGCTACGATGCAGAG GATTTGGAAGAGTTCTGCTTTAAATTCTGCATCAATCACCTGACACAGGTGACCCAGACCACCGCTTTCTGGCAGATCGATGGTAACCTGCTCAAAGACTTCATTTGTCGGGCCAGTCGCTGTGGAGCCTTCAAAAACTGA
- the LOC114847362 gene encoding RCC1 and BTB domain-containing protein 1-like isoform X2 has product MVDVTKWPLFSLMGPQELSAIRKACVFGTSANEAIYITSDDEVYVFGLNCSNCLGTGDSQSTIVPKKLDFLSGRKVVSLSYGSGPHILLATEDGELFAWGHNGYSQLGNGTTNQGVAPVLVSANLLNKKVIEVACGSYHSMALTDSGEVYAWGYNNCGQVGSGSTANQPTPRRVSSCLQSKVAVSIVCGQTSSLAVVDNGEVYGWGYNGNGQLGVGNNGNQLTPCRLMALQGVCVQQIVSGYAHSLALTDEGLLYAWGANTYGQLGTGNKNNQLSPVQIMTEKERIVEVAACHSTHTSVAKTQSGQVYMWGQCRGQSIVLPHLTHFTCTDDVFACFATPSVMWRLLSMEYDDFLTVAQSLKKEFDNPETADLKFCVDGKYIYVHKALLKIRCEHFRSMFQSHWNEDVKEVIEIDQFSYPVYRSFLEFLYTDNVELPPEDAIGLLDLATSYCENRLKRLCQHIIKRGITVENAFSLLSAAVRYDAEVTQTTAFWQIDGNLLKDFICRASRCGAFKN; this is encoded by the exons ATGGTGGATGTAACCAAATGGCCTTTGTTCAGCCTGATGGGGCCCCAGGAGCTCTCTGCAATACGTAAGGCATGCGTGTTTGGAACATCAGCTAATGAGGCCATCTACATCACCAGTGATGATGAG GTTTACGTGTTTGGGCTGAACTGCAGTAACTGCCTGGGAACAGGAGACAGTCAGAGCACCATTGTACCTAAGAAACTGGACTTCCTGAGTGGGAGGAAAGTGGTTAGCCTCAGTTATGGCAGTGGACCCCACATCCTTCTGGCCACAGAGg ACGGAGAGCTATTTGCCTGGGGCCATAACGGCTACAGCCAACTGGGAAATGGGACAACCAACCAAGGAGTAGCTCCAGTGCTCGTGTCTGCCAACCTGCTCAATAAGAAGGTCATAGAGGTAGCCTGTGGCTCATACCACTCTATGGCGCTGACTGACTCAGGAGAA GTGTATGCATGGGGCTATAACAACTGTGGTCAAGTGGGCTCCGGCTCCACAGCAAACCAGCCCACACCACGTCGCGTGTCCAGCTGCCTGCAGAGCAAGGTGGCTGTGAGCATTGTTTGTGGTCAGACGTCATCTCTGGCAGTGGTGGACAATGGAGAG gtgtACGGTTGGGGCTATAATGGGAATGGACAACTTGGAGTTGGAAATAATGGGAACCAGCTCACTCCCTGTCGACTGATGGCtctgcagggtgtgtgtgttcaacag ATTGTGTCAGGCTATGCCCACTCACTGGCACTGACGGATGAGGGTTTGCTCTATGCCTGGGGCGCCAACACATATGGACAACTCGGCACCGGCAACAAGAACAACCAgctgagcccagtccagatcatGACTGAGAAAGAGAG GATTGTAGAGGTTGCTGCCTGTCACTCCACGCACACGTCAGTGGCTAAGACCCAGAGCGGTCAGGTGTACATGTGGGGCCAGTGCCGGGGCCAGTCCATTGTGTTGCCTCACCTAACGCATTTTACCTGCACCGATGATGTATTTGCATGCTTTGCCACACCGTCAGTTATGTGGAGGCTTCTTTCCATGG AGTATGATGACTTCTTGACTGTGGCTCAGTCTCTAAAGAAGGAGTTTGACAACCCAGAGACAGCTGACCTCAAGTTCTGCGTTGATGGCAAATATATTTATGTGCACAAAGCACTTCTCAAAATCAG GTGTGAACACTTCAGGTCCATGTTTCAGTCCCACTGGAATGAAGACGTGAAGGAAGTGATAGAAATAGACCAGTTCTCATACCCAGTCTATCGCTCCTTCCTGGAGTTCCTCTACACGGACAACGTGGAGTTGCCTCCTGAAGATGCCATTG GGCTGCTGGATCTGGCCACATCATACTGCGAGAACCGCCTGAAGCGACTATGTCAGCACATTATCAAGAGGGGAATCACGGTTGAAAATGCCTTCTCCCTGTTGTCGGCTGCTGTGCGCTACGATGCAGAG GTGACCCAGACCACCGCTTTCTGGCAGATCGATGGTAACCTGCTCAAAGACTTCATTTGTCGGGCCAGTCGCTGTGGAGCCTTCAAAAACTGA
- the phf11 gene encoding dentin sialophosphoprotein yields MSHRRKVSCVLCGLSEETKITGALSIKDEVTAHQNCLLFSSGIYCQNTPELDDLFGFSTDDVLREVKRGRRLVCKMCGKKGATAGCEVGRCKKTYHYPCAIQAKAKVIEDEDEGRYTLYCFGHNQKLQSEQSSRSVDERPSSSSTDSTSRGAETRARDKQSERFVDEHPSSSSTPSVSRENSERRGKDARSVYNSDSNSSHSATHSLSKRRLSDSDEQDELFIKRKNGGCKRNIINDSRKSDDNEPNTEMAPIDSDIDESTNSIQDDQVIRENADSRTEVASEDKQQSQDDETLLYSDESESLLHPEPRSSPVTRDKQSSPMAPNVIKVEDEKDQGSSPQQNLVQSPDQHHVGPSTEPPPSPSILNPQVTLNTDIPSLPVHSLASSIDSVSFWKSCNSAGCTQAIFTDFLHEMNKISRRIESDQASQEDYDLALKVIADSGKLAHLVDKQREELQRKQTELKKAGEAMNNVVSALKGQFKP; encoded by the exons ATGAGCCACAGAAGGAAAGTGTCCTGCGTACTGTGTGGTTTGTCCGAAGAGACGAAGATTACCGGAGCCTTGTCGATAAAAGACGAAGTTACTGCGCATCAGAACTGCTTG TTGTTTTCCTCTGGCATTTATTGCCAGAACACGCCAGAGCTTGATGACCTGTTTGGCTTCTCTACGGACGATGTGCTGAGGGAAGTGAAGCGAGGAAGGAGGCTG GTTTGTAAGATGTGTGGGAAGAAGGGAGCCACTGCAGGGTGTGAAGTCGGACGCTGCAAGAAGACCTACCACTATCCCTGTGCTATTCAGGCCAAAGCTAAGGTTATCGAGGATGAAGACGAAGGGAGATACAC gCTGTACTGCTTTGGGCACAACCAAAAACTCCAAA gtgaacagagcagcaggtctgtagACGAGCGTCCTTCTTCATCCTCAACAGATTCAACGTCcagaggagctgagacgagAGCCAGAG ataagcAGAGCGAAAGATTTGTAGATGAAcatccgtcttcctcctcaacaCCTTCAGTGTCCAGAGAAAATAGCGAGAGGAGAGGCAAGG ATGCAAGGTCTGTTTACAACAGTGATTCAAACTCATCGCACAGTGCAACACATTCACTTTCCAAG AGGCGTCTGAGTGACAGTGACGA ACAGGATGAGCTGTTTATTAAACGTAAAAATGGAGGCTGTAAAAGAAATATAATAAACGATTCTCGCAAGTCAG ATGACAATGAGCCCAACACAGAAATGGCCCCGATAGACTCCGATATAGACGAGAGTACAAACTCTATTCAGGATGACCAA GTAATCAG AGAAAACGCTGACAGTCGCACAGAGGTCGCCTCAG AAGATAAACAGCAGAGCCAAGATGATGAAACACTCCTTTATTCT gATGAATCAGAGAGTCTGCTTCATCCAGAACCTCGGTCATCTCCAGTAACAAGGGATAAACAGTCGTCTCCGATGGCACCAAATGTGATTAAAGTAGAAGATGAGAAAGATCAAG GGAGCAGTCCTCAGCAGAACCTTGTCCAAAGTCCTGATCAGCACCACGTTGGACCCTCCACTgagccccctccctctccaagTATCCTGAATCCCCAAGTCACATTGAATACAGACATCCCTTCCCTTCCGGTCCATTCTTTAGCATCCAGCATCGACTCTGTCAGTTTCTGGAAAAGCTGCAACTCAGCAGGTTGTACACAGGCCATCTTTACGGATTTCCTTCATGAGATGAATAAAATCTCCAGGAGGATTGAGTCAGACCAGGCCAGTCAGGAGG ATTATGATCTTGCACTAAAGGTAATTGCAGATTCTGGAAAGCTGGCACATCTTGTGGACAAACAGCGGGAAG agtTGCAAAGGAAACAGACTGAGCTGAAAAAGGCAGGAGAAGCTATGAACAATGTCGTCTCAGCGCTAAAGGGACAATTTAAGCCTTAA
- the mcf2lb gene encoding LOW QUALITY PROTEIN: guanine nucleotide exchange factor DBS (The sequence of the model RefSeq protein was modified relative to this genomic sequence to represent the inferred CDS: deleted 1 base in 1 codon) — protein sequence MEARVPWERGGRAVDMGREDGPGSEELSRAGPGSDEFSWFVTGDPEEPGEQEERRTGGHVGSRTREEAEVEVEVEEGSHGGGEEGSHGGGEEGSHGGEEEGSHGGGEEGSHVGGEEGSHGGGEEGMEGALEVRLGPVEEDAGHVRISLEEVQSYYRFSCCCHWLRDEIMQLESSPLRAADIIPDLDKQFAFLSGGRGDNGSPIVVFPEFPAFGELTEREFHNVLTYLTSVPSLSSTDVGFILVIDRRQDRWAAVKGTLLRIAGSFPGNLQLVLVLRPATLLQRTISDIFFKFNRDEFKMKVPVIMLSSVTELHTYIDRTQLTQELGGTQEYCHEKWISHRVAIEGFAVMVKKTAQTLQMFGTELAETELPNEIQATTILLSTHTSKKDKMKEDLLVALGQGNRLLESINEPVARDPDHNMNQDELENLATVQRLLSQLDETERAFDEFWVRHQTKLEQCLQLRHFEHNYREVKALLDQVSEKLAGFSDVGISRAHADHIFCELTVYEERVCEALDRASALTCEGDELIQNSHYAEDSIQPKCSELRTIGEAVSGDLRARKDHLLKATELHRCLERASKWVDDGIYLLASQPVDKCQSHEGAELALQELERHLESAGQNQLGDLGGIWSEYEAVLNQQFRDQVEKIYQKQTSMQEMFEKRRVSLKKLAAKQTRPVQPVAPRPEAFIKSPLSSPAHRAQQEKTDPDAELNCEKGNEGQNGDGSSRHASLSEEEENLAVLRRHVMNELLETERAYVEELLCVLQGYAAEMDNPAMSNLIPAPLQNKKEVLFGNMPEIYHFHKRTFLRELEQYTDYPELVGRCFLERMTDLQIYEKYCHNKPRSESLWRQCSDCAFFQECQKKLEHKLGLDSYLLKPVQRITKYQLLLKEMLKYSKGCEGAADLQEALTSILGILKAVNDSMHLIAITGYEGNLSELGKLLMQGSFSVWTEHKKGHAKVKDLARFKPMQRHLFLHEKALLFCKRREENGEGYEKAPSYSFKHSLNMSAVGITENAKGDNKKFEIWCNSREEVYIVQAPSAEVKTTWVNEIRKVLTTQLEACREASQQRAPDQVVPMPPAVSGPAGLSPFKSSQKSIKKGEEKKTDSYCPDVNSSSSSSPKRTGKDETVTSPTSDRAAVVKKRFTLQGFSNLKAQKEPSAIDDKRFTLPMTSLPVPGSPTSPDHKTKRQSDPTPFGFKDAGPPPLHLSRARWFSTSSLLQTKLRGWNKTSLSLDASEEHDGYSSAEDPLNSDPEDDNAKKLCPGKYTVLADCVKGVAQELLKSGDVVQLVKEGDDGQWFVRNLSTSNEGWIPAANLITLIAKSSSCQSLTSSEGSASGNLSTSSSCSETYTPFSDIKP from the exons ATGGAGGCGCGAGTGCCGTGGGAGCGCGGGGGCCGAGCCGTGGACATGGGCAGAGAGGACGGGCCGGGGTCCGAGGAGCTGAGCCGGGCAGGACCGGGTTCTGATGAGTTCAGCTGGTTTGTGACTGGAGACCCGGAGGAGCCGGGGgagcaggaagagaggaggacaggaggccATGTGGGGAGCCGGACccgggaggaggcggaggtggaggtggaggtggaggaagggtcccacggtggaggagaggaagggtcccacggtggaggagaggaagggtcCCAcggtggagaagaagaagggtcccacggtggaggagaggaagggtcCCAcgttggaggagaggaagggtcccacggtggaggagaggaagggatggagggagcgCTGGAGGTGCGTTTGGGGCCCGTGGAGGAGGACGCGGGTCACGTGCGGATCAgtctggaggaggtgcagagctACTACaggttctcctgctgctgccactggctGCGTG atGAAATCATGCAGCTGGAGAGCAGTCCCCTCCGCGCGGCTGACATCATCCCCGACCTCGACAAGCAGTTCGCCTTTCTCTCAG gagggagaggggatAATGGCAGTCCCATCGTCGTGTTCCCAGAATTCCCTGCGTTTGGAGAACTCACTGAAAGGGAGTTTCACAACGTGCTGACCTACCTGACCAGCGTTCCCAG tttgTCATCCACAGACGTGGGCTTCATCCTGGTCATTGATCGCCGGCAGGACCGATGGGCAGCTGTTAAAGGGACTCTGCTTCGCATCGCA GGCTCCTTCCCAGGGaacctccagctggttctggtcctgaggCCCGCCACCCTCCTGCAGCGCACCATCTCCGACATCTTCTTCAAGTTCAACAGGGATGAGTTCAAGATGAAGGTGCCG GTGATTATGCTGAGCTCCGTAACCGAGCTGCACACGTACATCGATCGCACCCAGCTGACGCAGGAACTCGGAGGAACGCAGGAGTACTGCCACGAGAAGTGGATCTCACACCGCGTT GCCATTGAAGGATTCGCAGTGATGGTGAAGAAGACGGCCCAGACGCTGCAGATGTTTGGGACCGAGCTGGCGGAGACGGAGCTCCCAAATGAAATCCAGGCCACCACCATCCTGCTGagcacacacaccagcaaaaAGGACAAAATGAAG GAGGATCTGCTGGTGGCTCTGGGTCAGGGCAACAGGCTGCTGGAGAGCATCAACGAGCCTGTGGCCAGAGACCCCGACCACAACATGAACCAGGATGAACTGGAAAACCTGGCAACCGTGCAAAG GCTGCTGTCTCAGCTGGATGAGACCGAGAGAGCCTTCGATGAGTTCTGGGTGAGACACCAGACCAAGCTGGAGCAGTGTCTTCAGCTGCGCCACTTCGAGCACAACTACAGAGAA GTCAAAGCTCTGCTGGATCAGGTGTCTGAGAAACTCGCTGGCTTCTCTGATGTTGGCATCAGTCGGGCCCACGCTGACCACATCTTCTGTGAACTCACTGTCTACGAGGAGCGAGTCTGT GAGGCGCTGGATCGAGCCTCGGCCTTGACTTGTGAGGGCGATGAGCTCATACAGAACTCACACTACGCCGAGGACTCCATTCAGCCAAAATGCAGCGAGCTCAGAACCATCGGCGAGGCCGTGAGCGGCGACCTGCGGGCCAGGAAGGACCACCTCCTCAAAGCCACGGAGCTGCACCGCTGTCTGGAGCGG GCTTCTAAGTGGGTCGACGATGGCATATACCTGCTGGCGTCTCAGCCAGTGGACAAGTGTCAGTCACACGAGGGGGCGGAGCTGgccctgcaggagctggagcggcaCCTGGAGAGCgcgggtcagaaccagctgggcGACCTCGGCGGCATCTGGAGCGAATACGAGGCCGTGCTGAACCAGCAGTTCAGG GACCAAGTGGAGAAGATCTACCAGAAGCAGACGTCCATGCAGGAGATGTTTGAGAAGCGGAGGGTGAGCCTGAAGAAGCTAGCGGCCAAGCAGACCCGGCCGGTGCAGCCCGTGGCCCCCAGGCCCGAGGCCTTCATCAAGTCGCCCCTCAGCTCGCCTG CGCACCGAGCCCAGCAGGAGAAGACCGATCCAGACGCGGAGCTCAACTGTGAGAAG GGAAACGAAGGGCAGAACGGGgacggcagcagcagacacGCCTCcctgtcggaggaggaggagaacctggCGGTGCTCAGGAG GCACGTTATGAACGAGCTGCTGGAGACGGAGAGGGCCtacgtggaggagctgctctgcgTGTTGCAG GGATATGCGGCGGAGATGGACAACCCAGCCATGTCTAACCTCATCCCTGCCCCTCTGCAGAACAAAAAGGAGGTTCTGTTTGGCAACATGCCTGAAATCTACCACTTCCACAAGAG GACTTTTCTGAGGGAGCTGGAGCAGTACACCGACTACCCGGAGCTGGTCGGCAGGTGTTTTCTAGAGAGG ATGACAGACCTGCAGATATACGAGAAGTACTGCCACAACAAGCCGCGCTCTGAGAGCCTGTGGAGGCAGTGCTCAGACTGCGCCTTCTTCCAG gagtGTCAGAAAAAGCTGGAGCACAAGCTGGGTTTGGATTCGTACCTGTTGAAGCCCGTTCAGAGAATTACCAaatatcagctgctgctgaag GAAATGCTGAAGTACAGTAAGGGCTGTGAGGGGGCCgctgacctgcaggaggcgctGACCTCCATA TTAGGCATCCTGAAGGCCGTCAATGACTCCATGCATCTGATCGCCATCACAGGATACGAG GGTAACCTGAGCGAGCTGGGGAAGCTGCTGATGCAGGGCTCCTTCAGCGTGTGGACCGAGCACAAGAAAGGTCACGCCAAGGTCAAAGACCTGGCGCGCTTCAAGCCCATGCAGAGGCACCTCTTCCTCCACGAGAAGGCCCTGCTCTTCTGCAAGCGGAGGGAGGAGAACGGCGAGGGCTACGAGAAGGCGCCGTCGTACAGCTTCAAGCACTCCCTGAAC ATGAGTGCTGTGGGCATTACTGAGAATGCAAAGGGAGACAACAAGAAGTTTGAGATCTGGTGCAACTCCAGAGAGGAGGTTTATATTGTTCAG GCTCCATCCGCTGAAGTGAAAACCACCTGGGTTAACGAGATCAGGAAGGTTCTGACGACTCAGCTGGAGGCGTGCAGAG AGGcgagccagcagagggcgccagaCCAGGTTGTCCCGATGCCTCCTGCGGTCAGCGGCCCAGCGGGTCTCAG CCCTTTCAAGTCCAGTCAGAAGAGCATTaaaaaaggagaggagaagaaaacgGACTCCTACTGCCCTGATGTcaactcttcttcttcttcttcaccaaAGCGGACAGGAAAAG ATGAGACTGTGACAAGTCCTACCTCAGACAGAGCCGCTGTGGTTAAGAAGCGCTTTACATTACAGGGCTTCAGTAACCTCAAAGCTCAGAAAG AGCCCTCAGCTATCGATGATAAACGCTTTACATTACCCATGACAAGCCTCCCGGTACCAG GATCCCCAACGAGCCCTGATCACAAGACGAAACGCCAGAGTGACCCCACGCCGTTCGGCTTCAAAG ACGCAGGTCCTCCTCCGCTCCACCTGAGCAGGGCCAGGTGGTTCAGCACCTCTAGTCTCTTACAGACAAAGTTGCGAG GATGGAACAAGACCTCTCTGTCGCTGGATGCCTCCGAGGAACACGACGGCTACTCCAGCGCCGAGGATCCGCTTAACTCCGACCCGGAGGACGACAACGCCAAGAAGCTG TGCCCTGGAAAGTACACAGTGTTGGCCGACTGTGTGAAGGGAGTTgctcaggagctgctgaagagtGGAGACGTGGTGCAGCTGGTCAAGGAGGGCGACGATGGCCAGTG GTTTGTCCGTAACCTCAGCACCTCCAACGAGGGCTGGATTCCTGCTGCTAATCTTATCACACTCATCGCAAagtcctcctcctgccagtcTCTCACCAGCTCAG AGGGAAGCGCCTCTGGAAACCTCAGCACGTCGTCCAGCTGTAGCGAGACCTACACCCCCTTCTCCGACATCAAACCGTGA